In Arachis hypogaea cultivar Tifrunner chromosome 2, arahy.Tifrunner.gnm2.J5K5, whole genome shotgun sequence, a genomic segment contains:
- the LOC112732791 gene encoding uncharacterized protein has protein sequence MIRAITCSHSLITPLRRSAPQTCQTQFRSLTLETKDGDHAGNINSNAKDRNFVDFVIEICRVTRTTPRWETTLLSQYPSFNFKDPSFFLHYLTHQHNAFLSLRFFYWLCSSCGFSPDQSSCSALFDELVNAGASKAAKALLDWPDFNPGPHSLEGYIRSLSSGGMVEDALHVFDELQKVGFCPSAETWKKSLLGCLKVGRTDLVWTLYGRMLESGVAANIDVETVGYLVKALCVEGKVSKGYELLRQVLGNGLSPDNTVFNTLIRGFCKNGEYDRVSEILHIMIAKKGNPDIFTYQEVINGLLKENNSEGLRVFNDIKDRAYFPDRVMYTTVIEGLCKKGQLGVARKLWFEMIQKGLLPNEYTYNVMLHGYCKAGELVEAKKLFNDMRSRGYVGNTFNYTTMISGLCSHGEAHKAWVLFQKMPQRGVVRDLITYNSLINGLCNEGDLVKATKLFNELQTQGLQPSAFTFTPLIKGLCRFGETQEAIRLWNDMRDRHLIPPSITHDHIIKGLCKEGNSAEGMKWLRRMVRWELKPVRKTLEILICTLSQEKRLDDVLIVLDSMFRLGYTLEHSTIHFLVTIFNWKNDCFTSLCLEKILGNKR, from the coding sequence ATGATCAGGGCAATAACATGTTCACATTCTCTTATTACACCCCTCCGCCGTAGCGCTCCCCAAACCTGTCAAACTCAATTCCGAAGCCTCACATTGGAGACCAAAGATGGGGATCATGCTGGCAACATCAACTCAAATGCCAAAGATCGTAACTTTGTTGATTTCGTCATCGAAATTTGCAGAGTCACGCGGACAACACCGCGTTGGGAGACTACCCTTCTTTCCCAATAcccatctttcaatttcaaagaCCCTTCTTTCTTCCTACATTACCTGACCCACCAGCACAATGCGTTCCTCTCCCTTCGATTCTTTTACTGGCTTTGCTCTAGTTGTGGCTTTTCACCGGACCAATCTTCATGCAGCGCCCTCTTTGATGAACTTGTGAATGCTGGAGCATCTAAAGCTGCAAAGGCGTTGCTTGATTGGCCCGATTTTAACCCTGGGCCTCATTCATTGGAGGGTTACATAAGGAGCCTTAGCAGTGGTGGAATGGTTGAAGATGCactccatgtgtttgatgaattgcaGAAGGTTGGATTTTGTCCGTCAGCGGAAACTTGGAAGAAATCTCTATTGGGTTGTTTGAAGGTTGGGAGGACCGATCTGGTTTGGACATTGTATGGGCGTATGTTGGAATCTGGTGTTGCAGCTAACATTGATGTTGAGACTGTTGGATATCTGGTAAAGGCGCTATGTGTTGAAGGCAAGGTTTCGAAGGGATATGAACTTCTTAGGCAGGTTCTAGGGAATGGCTTGAGTCCTGACAATACTGTTTTTAACACACTTATTAGAGGGTTCTGTAAGAATGGAGAGTATGATAGGGTATCTGAGATCCTTCATATCATGATTGCCAAGAAGGGTAATCCAGATATCTTTACTTACCAAGAAGTCATCAATGGACTCTTGAAAGAGAACAATTCTGAGGGATTGCGGGTTTTCAATGATATCAAGGATAGAGCGTATTTCCCTGATAGAGTCATGTACACAACAGTGATCGAAGGCCTCTGCAAGAAGGGACAGCTTGGTGTCGCAAGGAAGTTGTGGTTTGAGATGATTCAAAAAGGGTTACTTCCTAATGAGTATACCTATAATGTAATGTTACATGGGTATTGTAAGGCTGGTGAACTTGTTGAGGCAAAGAAGCTCTTTAATGATATGCGTTCTAGAGGTTATGTAGGAAACACATTCAACTACACCACAATGATTTCGGGTTTGTGTTCACATGGTGAGGCACATAAAGCATGGGTCTTGTTTCAAAAAATGCCTCAAAGGGGTGTGGTTCGTGATTTGATCACTTACAATTCTTTGATTAATGGACTTTGCAATGAGGGGGATCTTGTTAAGGCAACAAAACTTTTTAATGAACTTCAGACACAGGGTTTACAGCCATCGGCTTTCACTTTTACTCCTCTTATAAAAGGACTTTGTAGATTTGGAGAAACGCAGGAGGCAATCAGGTTATGGAATGATATGCGCGATCGGCATTTAATACCACCCTCTATTACACACGACCATATTATTAAGGGGTTATGTAAAGAAGGCAATTCTGCAGAGGGAATGAAATGGCTGCGAAGAATGGTGAGATGGGAGCTAAAACCAGTGCGGAAGACTTTGGAGATCCTGATTTGCACTCTATCACAAGAGAAAAGGTTAGATGATGTTTTGATTGTCTTAGATTCAATGTTTAGATTGGGATATACACTTGAACATAGCACAATTCATTTTTTAGTGACGATATTTAACTGGAAAAATGATTGCTTTACTAGTTTATGTTTGGAGAAGATATTAGGAAATAAAAGATAA
- the LOC140172980 gene encoding CAAX prenyl protease 1 homolog isoform X2 codes for MLQGGKEISIIYNLSWKKQFHSTQTIWLFFRDMIKGMLIAIVIGPPIVAAVIVMMQKGSPYLAIYLWGFILVLSLVMMTIYPVLIAPLFNKFTPLPEGTLREKIEKLAASLKFPLKKLFVVDGSTRSTHSNAYMYGFFKNKRIVLYDTLIQQYKNDDEVVAVIAHELGHWKLNHTLYGFVLFQVLTLLQFGGYTLVRNSSDLFRSFGFDTQPVLIGLIIFQYTVIPIQHLVSFGLNLVSRSFEFQADAFAKKLGYAAELRAALVKLQEENLSAMNTDPWYSAYHYSHPPLVERLAAIDKSDKKEK; via the exons ATGCTGCAAGGTGGAAAAGAAATCAGTATAATCTACAATTTGAGCTGGAAGAAGCAATTCCACAGCACA CAAACAATATGGTTGTTCTTTAGGGACATGATCAAAGGAATGTTGATAGCCATTGTAATTGGTCCACCTATTGTGGCTGCAGTTATTGTAATGATGCAG AAAGGAAGTCCTTACCTTGCTATCTATCTATGGGGATTCATTCTTGTTCTTTCTCTTGTGATGATGACAATTTATCCAGTCTTGATAGCTCCACTTTTCAACAAATTCACCCCA CTTCCCGAAGGTACGCTCAGGGAGAAAATTGAGAAACTTGCTGCCTCCCTCAAGTTTCCATTAAAGAAGTTGTTTGTTGTTGATGGATCAACAAGGTCAACCCACAGCAAT GCCTATATGTATGGATTCTTCAAGAACAAGCGGATTGTCTTATATGACACATTGATTCAGCAG TACAAAAATGATGATGAAGTTGTAGCTGTTATTGCCCATGAACTGGGGCATTGGAAGCTTAACCACACTTTGTACGGGTTTGTTCTATTCCAG GTTCTTACACTATTGCAATTTGGCGGATATACTCTTGTGAGGAACTCAAGCGACCTGTTTCGAAGTTTTGGATTTGATACACAGCCAGTCCTCATTGGACTAATcatatttcag TATACTGTAATCCCCATCCAGCACCTTGTGAGCTTTGGTCTGAATCTCGTGAGCCGATCATTTGAATTCCAG GCTGATGCTTTTGCCAAGAAGCTTGGATACGCAGCTGAACTACGGGCCGCCCTTGTGAAACTACAG GAGGAGAATCTATCAGCTATGAACACAGATCCATGGTACTCTGCATATCACTACTCTCATCCCCCTCTTGTTGAACGGTTGGCTGCGATCGACAAATCAGATAAGAAGGAAAAATAG
- the LOC140172980 gene encoding CAAX prenyl protease 1 homolog isoform X1: MIILTSFYTFHLHNGSCCYLFHILQQTIWLFFRDMIKGMLIAIVIGPPIVAAVIVMMQKGSPYLAIYLWGFILVLSLVMMTIYPVLIAPLFNKFTPLPEGTLREKIEKLAASLKFPLKKLFVVDGSTRSTHSNAYMYGFFKNKRIVLYDTLIQQYKNDDEVVAVIAHELGHWKLNHTLYGFVLFQVLTLLQFGGYTLVRNSSDLFRSFGFDTQPVLIGLIIFQYTVIPIQHLVSFGLNLVSRSFEFQADAFAKKLGYAAELRAALVKLQEENLSAMNTDPWYSAYHYSHPPLVERLAAIDKSDKKEK; encoded by the exons ATGATAATATTGACTAGCTTCTATACATTTCATCTTCATAATGGTTCATGTTGTTACCTTTTTCATATATTACAGCAAACAATATGGTTGTTCTTTAGGGACATGATCAAAGGAATGTTGATAGCCATTGTAATTGGTCCACCTATTGTGGCTGCAGTTATTGTAATGATGCAG AAAGGAAGTCCTTACCTTGCTATCTATCTATGGGGATTCATTCTTGTTCTTTCTCTTGTGATGATGACAATTTATCCAGTCTTGATAGCTCCACTTTTCAACAAATTCACCCCA CTTCCCGAAGGTACGCTCAGGGAGAAAATTGAGAAACTTGCTGCCTCCCTCAAGTTTCCATTAAAGAAGTTGTTTGTTGTTGATGGATCAACAAGGTCAACCCACAGCAAT GCCTATATGTATGGATTCTTCAAGAACAAGCGGATTGTCTTATATGACACATTGATTCAGCAG TACAAAAATGATGATGAAGTTGTAGCTGTTATTGCCCATGAACTGGGGCATTGGAAGCTTAACCACACTTTGTACGGGTTTGTTCTATTCCAG GTTCTTACACTATTGCAATTTGGCGGATATACTCTTGTGAGGAACTCAAGCGACCTGTTTCGAAGTTTTGGATTTGATACACAGCCAGTCCTCATTGGACTAATcatatttcag TATACTGTAATCCCCATCCAGCACCTTGTGAGCTTTGGTCTGAATCTCGTGAGCCGATCATTTGAATTCCAG GCTGATGCTTTTGCCAAGAAGCTTGGATACGCAGCTGAACTACGGGCCGCCCTTGTGAAACTACAG GAGGAGAATCTATCAGCTATGAACACAGATCCATGGTACTCTGCATATCACTACTCTCATCCCCCTCTTGTTGAACGGTTGGCTGCGATCGACAAATCAGATAAGAAGGAAAAATAG